One stretch of Chlamydia abortus DNA includes these proteins:
- the bioB gene encoding biotin synthase BioB codes for METHSELWSLEAIKEVYNTPIFELIHRANAILRSNFPHSELQTCYLVSIKTGGCTEDCAYCAQSSRYQTHVKPEPMMKITEVLDRAKQAIRAGATRVCLGAAWREVKDNHQFDRTLEMIKGITDMGAEVCCTLGMLTPSQAEKLFEAGLYAYNHNLDSSEGFYKTIITTRKYEDRLRTLDIVEKSGLHVCCGGIIGMGETVEDRVELLHNLARRERMPESVPVNVLWPIKGTPLYDQASISFWEILRTIATARIVFPQSMVRLAAGRAFLSVEQQTLCFIAGANSIFYGEKLLTVDNNDMDADTAMLNLLGMRHRPSFSMERGQPCQSVTC; via the coding sequence ATGGAAACACACTCTGAATTATGGTCATTAGAAGCTATTAAAGAAGTATATAACACTCCTATTTTTGAGTTAATCCATAGGGCGAACGCTATATTAAGAAGTAATTTTCCTCACTCCGAATTACAGACATGTTATCTTGTGTCGATAAAAACAGGTGGTTGCACTGAAGATTGCGCTTATTGCGCACAGTCTTCACGTTACCAAACACATGTTAAACCAGAACCAATGATGAAAATCACAGAAGTTTTGGATAGGGCAAAACAGGCTATACGTGCTGGAGCCACGCGCGTATGTCTTGGAGCTGCTTGGAGAGAAGTCAAAGATAACCATCAATTTGATCGCACGTTAGAAATGATCAAAGGCATTACCGATATGGGTGCTGAGGTATGTTGTACTCTTGGTATGCTCACTCCAAGTCAAGCAGAAAAGCTCTTTGAAGCCGGCCTCTATGCTTATAATCACAACTTAGATTCTTCTGAAGGTTTTTACAAGACAATCATTACCACACGCAAATATGAAGATCGTTTACGCACTTTGGATATCGTTGAAAAATCTGGACTTCATGTTTGTTGTGGTGGGATTATTGGCATGGGAGAGACTGTTGAAGATCGTGTCGAGCTGCTTCATAATCTCGCACGTCGAGAACGTATGCCAGAATCGGTACCTGTCAATGTGCTTTGGCCGATAAAAGGAACTCCCCTATACGATCAAGCATCGATATCTTTTTGGGAGATCTTACGTACGATAGCTACAGCACGTATTGTGTTTCCCCAATCCATGGTACGCCTGGCCGCAGGACGTGCTTTTCTTTCTGTGGAACAACAAACTCTATGTTTCATTGCCGGAGCGAATTCGATTTTCTATGGTGAGAAACTCCTCACTGTAGATAACAACGATATGGATGCAGACACTGCCATGTTGAATTTACTTGGCATGCGCCACCGTCCATCATTTTCAATGGAAAGAGGGCAACCATGCCAATCTGTGACCTGTTAG
- a CDS encoding aminotransferase class I/II-fold pyridoxal phosphate-dependent enzyme, translated as MPICDLLEQRLEKQKQKKIHRTLKTVSASIDFTSNDYLGFAKSLELKQRFSHAWDCMHSLGSTGSRLLTGQSLLIDRVEHDIADYHHMESALVFNSGYMANLGLISALVSKEDRVIYDIYIHASIHDGIRLAQAQGIPFRHNDMQHLEKRLSQPHGGQTFVCVESVYSLHGSVSPLKTICALCKKYSAHLLVDEAHALGVFGNIGEGFVTSLGLQNDVSATVYTFGKALGIHGAAVAGKALLKDYLINFSRPFIYTTALPPHAFALIQLAYQYNEKAHVLRENLQQLISYFRAKAQDMGLPMFKDNSKTPIQSLCIPGSTQVREAAKTLQDFGFDVRPIVSPTVKQKEELLRICLHSFNTQSEITEFLNKLYAVQKGLCILS; from the coding sequence ATGCCAATCTGTGACCTGTTAGAACAAAGATTAGAAAAACAAAAACAGAAAAAGATTCACCGCACATTAAAAACTGTCTCTGCTTCTATAGATTTCACGTCTAATGATTATCTTGGCTTTGCTAAATCTTTAGAGTTAAAACAAAGATTTTCTCATGCATGGGATTGTATGCATTCCCTGGGTTCTACAGGATCGCGTCTCCTCACAGGGCAATCTCTCCTAATAGATCGTGTAGAACACGACATTGCTGACTATCATCATATGGAAAGTGCTTTAGTTTTTAATTCTGGATACATGGCCAATCTCGGATTAATTTCAGCACTAGTTTCTAAAGAAGACCGTGTAATCTACGATATCTATATCCACGCTTCTATCCATGATGGCATTCGCCTTGCGCAAGCCCAGGGGATCCCTTTCCGTCATAATGATATGCAACATTTAGAAAAGCGTTTATCACAACCGCACGGTGGACAAACCTTTGTTTGCGTAGAATCGGTATATTCTCTTCATGGTTCAGTATCTCCCCTAAAAACTATCTGTGCTTTATGTAAAAAATACTCTGCGCATCTTCTTGTTGATGAGGCACATGCTCTAGGAGTCTTTGGCAATATAGGGGAGGGATTCGTCACTTCTTTAGGGCTTCAAAATGACGTATCTGCAACCGTATATACTTTTGGAAAAGCTTTAGGGATTCACGGTGCTGCAGTTGCCGGAAAAGCTCTGCTTAAAGACTACCTCATTAATTTCTCTCGTCCCTTTATTTATACCACGGCTCTGCCTCCCCATGCGTTTGCATTGATCCAATTAGCCTATCAATATAACGAAAAAGCGCATGTCCTTAGAGAAAATCTCCAACAACTGATCTCTTATTTCCGAGCAAAAGCACAAGACATGGGGTTACCTATGTTTAAAGACAATAGCAAGACGCCGATTCAGTCCTTATGTATACCAGGAAGCACTCAAGTACGCGAAGCAGCAAAAACACTGCAAGATTTTGGCTTTGATGTTCGTCCTATTGTCAGTCCCACTGTAAAACAAAAAGAAGAATTATTACGGATCTGTCTTCACTCGTTTAATACCCAAAGTGAAATCACAGAATTCTTGAATAAATTATACGCAGTTCAAAAAGGCTTATGCATATTATCATAG
- the bioD gene encoding dethiobiotin synthase — MHIIIAGIDTDVGKTFVSAILTVLLQAEYWKPIQSGSLNHSDSAIVHALSGARCHPESYRFSHALAAHQAAQIDNITMHQETITLPKTDASLIIETSGGFLSPCTHDSLQGDVFAQWPCHWVLVSKAYLGSINHTCLTLEAMRARNLSILGIILNQYPKEEEDWLLRTTGLPFLGRLNYEKSISKATVQNYANLWKETWKYRDTLLC; from the coding sequence ATGCATATTATCATAGCAGGAATTGATACAGACGTCGGCAAGACATTCGTTAGCGCCATCTTAACGGTCCTACTTCAAGCAGAATATTGGAAGCCTATACAATCTGGCTCCTTAAACCACTCTGATAGTGCCATAGTTCATGCACTCTCAGGAGCCCGCTGCCACCCAGAATCTTACCGATTTTCTCATGCTCTAGCAGCCCACCAAGCAGCTCAAATCGATAATATTACTATGCATCAAGAAACGATCACTCTGCCAAAAACAGATGCTTCTCTCATTATTGAAACTTCAGGAGGATTCCTCTCCCCCTGCACACATGATTCTTTACAGGGTGATGTTTTTGCGCAATGGCCGTGCCATTGGGTGCTGGTGAGCAAAGCCTATTTAGGAAGTATCAATCACACGTGTTTAACACTAGAGGCTATGCGAGCAAGAAACCTCAGCATCTTAGGAATCATTCTCAATCAATACCCTAAGGAAGAAGAAGACTGGTTACTGCGTACGACCGGTCTGCCTTTTTTGGGACGTTTGAATTATGAAAAGAGTATTTCCAAAGCTACAGTACAAAACTACGCAAATTTATGGAAAGAAACCTGGAAATATAGAGACACACTGTTATGTTGA